TTATAATATAAGATAAAAAGTCAGGGAGGTGTTATTGGTGAGCGGCAGAAAGGATAAACTTTTCAAAGATTATCTTCACGATCCGTATTTCATTAAAGAAAAATATTCTGAGCCATCGGTATGTGAGAGGTGTGGCGTAGTATTCGCTGACGGAATATTTACATGGGTAAAGCCTATACCAAAAGATTTTCCAAAAATGATTTGTCCAGCCTGCAAAAGGATTGAAGATAGATTTGAAGGCGGTATAGTTTTACTTTCAGGCAAATTTTTAAATCGACACAAAGAAGAGATTATAAACATAGTAAAAAATGTTGAAGCTTATAAAATCGAGAAGAGACCTCTTGAAAGGATTATGTCTATTGTTGAAATTGATAGCAAAATAGAGATAAAGACGACTTATGAGCATCTTGCCAGGAGAATCGGAGAAGCTATAAATAGCGCTTTTAAGGGAGAGCTTAAAATAAGCTATCCTGATGGAGAAAAATATGTAAGAGTGGGGTGGTTTAGAGATGAATAAAATTTATAGTTTATTTTTTGTTTCCATATTTGTATTTTGCTTTTTGATACTTGTAAGCAAGCCATCATTCGCAGCGGAAAACACATACGATCTAAAAATTAACAACGATAAAACAATCTCAGTGGCGGGCTCAGGTTTAATTAAAGAAAAGCCAGACATTGCTTTGATTGATTTTGATATTACCTTAAAAAACAGCGATCCATCTGCTGCTATGGATAATCTATCACAGAAAGCCAACGATCTTTTACAAAAAATTTACGCACAGGGCATAAACAGAAGCGACATAAAGACATCAAACATTTCTCTTCAACCAATATACGTATTCGATAAAAATTCCAATAAAGAGGTCTTAGATGGTTATAGCGCAACTGAATCCTTTACTCTAAAAACATCAGTTGAAGATTCTGGCAAAACAATATCTTTACTTACCGATAACGGAGTAAATCAAATTAATAATATTAGATTTGAACGATCAGACATTAATCAACTTAGACTTCAGGCGATAGAAAATGCAATGAGTGACGCAAGAAAGCAGGCTGATGCAGTATTGGACAAAACTATGTATAAGATAACTGGGATAAAGAGCGTAACAGTATCTCCAATTTCTGCACCTGCTCCTTTACTAAAAGAGAATCTATACAACAAATCTTTGGCAGGGGTAAATCAGCCATTACCTGTAGAGGGTGGTGAAATAGAAATAAGAGCAAACGT
This genomic interval from Thermodesulfobium sp. 4217-1 contains the following:
- a CDS encoding BCAM0308 family protein; amino-acid sequence: MSGRKDKLFKDYLHDPYFIKEKYSEPSVCERCGVVFADGIFTWVKPIPKDFPKMICPACKRIEDRFEGGIVLLSGKFLNRHKEEIINIVKNVEAYKIEKRPLERIMSIVEIDSKIEIKTTYEHLARRIGEAINSAFKGELKISYPDGEKYVRVGWFRDE
- a CDS encoding SIMPL domain-containing protein (The SIMPL domain is named for its presence in mouse protein SIMPL (signalling molecule that associates with mouse pelle-like kinase). Bacterial member BP26, from Brucella, was shown to assemble into a channel-like structure, while YggE from E. coli has been associated with resistance to oxidative stress.), coding for MNKIYSLFFVSIFVFCFLILVSKPSFAAENTYDLKINNDKTISVAGSGLIKEKPDIALIDFDITLKNSDPSAAMDNLSQKANDLLQKIYAQGINRSDIKTSNISLQPIYVFDKNSNKEVLDGYSATESFTLKTSVEDSGKTISLLTDNGVNQINNIRFERSDINQLRLQAIENAMSDARKQADAVLDKTMYKITGIKSVTVSPISAPAPLLKENLYNKSLAGVNQPLPVEGGEIEIRANVQVVFIFE